CCTTGCGCGGGCGGCCGGACGGCCCGTCCTGGGTTGCTGCCTCATCGGGCTCCCTCGAATGGATGGTGGCAAGAGCTTGCAGAGTCTTGCACAAGTGTGGCCTCTCGTCTGAGCGGTAACGACAGGGTAACCATCGTGTTCCCTTGCACTTTTTTTCTGCAAGGTCTTTCGCAACGCTTACAACGCTGTTACGTTCCTGGTCGCCCGGCCGCCGCAACGGCGCTGTCGGCAAGACCGCGGGGACGGCGGACGGGACCGCCCCCGCCTCACTCGGGCTTAAACCCTCAAGGAGAACTCATGCGGCGTGGCATAGCGGCCTCCGCGCTGGTGGCGTCCTTCGCCCTCGCGGCGACGGCCTGCGGCGGGAGCAGCGACAGCGGGAACGGCGACAAGGCCGGCGGCCCCGTCACCATCACCTGGTGGGACACCTCCAACGCCACCAATGAGGCACCGACGTACCAGGCCCTGGTCAAGCAGTTCGAGGCCGCCAACAAGAACATCAAGGTCAAGTACGTCAACGTCCCCTTCGACCAGGCGCAGAACAAGTTCGACACCGCCGCCGGTGCCAGCGGCGCCCCGGACGTGCTGCGCTCCGAGGTCGGCTGGACCCCGGCCTTCGCCAAGAAGGGCTACTTCCTGCCGCTGGACGGCACCGACGCCCTCGCCGACCAGGCCAAGTTCCAGCCCAACCTGATCAAGCAGGCCCAGTTCCAGGGCAAGACCTACGGCGTGCCGCTGGTCACCGACACCCTCGCGCTGGTCTACAACAAGGCGCTGTTCAAGAAGGCCGGCATCACCGACGCCCCCAAGACCTGGGACGAGCTGAAGTCCGACGCCGCCAAGATCGACTCCAAGGACAAGGTGTACGGCTACTGGGGCTCCACCCAGGCCTACTACGCCCAGACCTTCCTCTACGGCGAGGGCACCGACACCGTCGACGCGACCGCCAAGAAGATCACCGTCGACTCGGCCGCCGCGAAGAAGGCCTACGGCACCTGGCTGAGCACCTTCTCCGGGCAGGGCCTGCACAAGGCCGACACCACCGCCGACGCCTACGCCCACATCCAGGACGCCTTCGTCAACGGCAAGGTCGCCGCGATCATCCAGGGCCCCTGGGAGATCACGAACATCTACAAGGGCAGCGCCTTCACGGACAAGTCCAACCTGGGTATCGCCACCGTCCCGGCCGGCTCCACCGGCAAGGCGGGCGCCCCGACCGGCGGCCACAACCTCTCGGTCTACGCCGGCTCCGACAAGGCCCACCAGGCCGCGGCGCTGAAGTTCGTGAAGTTCATGACCTCGGCGGCCTCCCAGGAGACCATCGCCCTGAAGAACTCCACCCTGCCCACCCGCTCCGACGCCTACACCGACAAGGTCAAGGCCGACCCCGGCATCGCCGGCTACCAGGGCGTCCTGTCCGCCGCCCGGCCGCGCCCGGCCCTGCCCGAGTACAGCTCCCTGTGGAACCCGCTGGACATCGAGCTGCCCAAGATCGCCGACGGCAAGGAGTCGCTGGACAAGGGCCTGGGCAACGCCGAGGTGGCCATCACCAAGCTGGTGCCCGACTTCAGCAAGTGACGCCCGCGTGGCCGTCGGATCCTCCCTTGAAGGGGGGAAGGATCCGACGGCCACCGGCCTGTGCCCAGGCCCGCCCCCTGAACTGACGAAGGTGTCGAACATGACAGTCGCCATCGACCGCGCCACCGGCAGCCGCCGCGGTGACCGCGCGCCGCGGCCCGGCCTGGGCCAGCGCATCAGAAACGGACTCCAGAAGTACTGGTACGCCTACGCGATGATCGCGCCGGTGGTCATCGTGCTCGGCGTCATCGTGGGCTATCCGCTCCTGCGCGGTTTCTACCTCACCCTGACCGACGCCAACAGCCTCAACTCGGCGCGCACCATCGGCGTCAACCACATCGCCGCCACGTACAGGTTCATCGGCCTCGACAACTACAAGGACATCCTGTTCGGCCCGTTGTCGTACGACCGCTTCTGGTCGCATTTCCTGTGGACCGTCTTCTGGACCGTCGCCTGCGTCGCCCTGCACTACACGATCGGTCTGGGCCTCGCGCTGATGCTCAACGAGAAGCTGCGCGGCCGCACCTTCTACCGGGTGCTGCTGGTCCTGCCCTGGGCGGTGCCGACCTTCGTCACCGTCTTCTCCTGGCGGATCATGCTCGCCGACTCCGGCGCGCTCAACCAGATCCTGCACGCGCTCCACCTGCCCCAGCCCCAGTGGCTGGAGGACACCTTCTGGCAGCGGTTCGCCGCGATCATGGTCAACACCTGGTGCGGTGTGCCGTTCATGATGCTCTCGCTGCTCGGCGGACTGCAGTCCATCGACTCCACCCTCTATGAGGCCGCCGAGATGGACGGCGCGAGCGCCTGGCAGCGCTTCAGGCACGTCACCCTGCCGGGCCTGAGGTCCGTCAGCTCCACCGTCGTACTGCTCGGCATCATCTGGACCTTCAACCAGTTCGCCATCATCTTCCTGCTGTTCGGTCCCACCGGCGCGCCCGACGCCCAGATCCTCGTCACCTGGGCCTACTACCTGGGCTTCGGCCAGCAGCCGCGCGACTTCGCCCAGTCCGCCGCGTACGGCGTGCTGCTGTTGTCGGTGCTGACCGTCTTCACCTCCTTCTACTTCCGCTGGCTGAAGCGCAATGACCAGCTCGCCGTCTGACGCCGCAGGAGCCGCCGCCATGAGCACCACGACCCTGGAAAAGACCCAGGCCACACCCGCCCCCGCCGCGCGGGCCCCGCGCCGCGCCCGCCGGCGCGGTGAACGCGGCCCGCTCGGCGCCGCCCTCCTGCACGGCGGTCTCGCCGTCGCGAGCCTGATCGCGCTCGCCCCGGTGGCCTGGCTGATCTTCCTGTCGCTCGGCCCGGAGAAGGACGACTACCTGCACCCGGGCAAGATCCTGGGCAAGTTCACCTTCTCCAACTACAGCTTCGTGCTGCAGCACACCGCGTTCTTCGACTGGTTCAAGTCGACGATGATCGTGGCCGCCGGCACCACCCTGATCGGTGTCTTCGTCGCCGCGACCACCGGCTACGCCGTCTCCCGCATGCGCTTCCCCGGCTACAAGCAGCTGATGTGGGTGCTGCTGCTCACCCAGGCCTTCCCGATCGCCATCCTGGTCGTGCCGATGTACGAGATCTTCAGCGAGCTCGGCCTCATCGACACCTACTGGGCGCTGATCGTCATCAACTGCACCACCGCCGTGCCCTACAGCGCCTGGCTGCTCAAGGGATACTTCGACACCATCCCCTTCGAGATCGACGAGGCAGGACGCGTCGACGGGCTCAGCCCGTTCGGCACCTTCTTCCGGCTGATCCTGCCGCTGGCCCGCCCGGGCCTCGCCGTCGCCGCCTTCTACAACTTCATCACCGCCGTCGGCGAGGTCGCCTTCGCGACCACCTTCATGCTGGACGACTCCAAGTACACCTTCGCCGTCGGTCTGCAGACCTTCGTCAGCCAGCACGACGCCCAGTGGAACTACATGGCCGCCACCGCGGTGCTGATCGCGATACCCGTGTCGGTGTTCTTCTACCTCGTGCAGAAGAACCTCGTCACCGGACTCACCGCCGGCGGTACCAAGGGCTGACGCCCGCACCGGGACTCCCGCGCGCACTTCCGCGCGGGTAGGCGGCCGCGGTGCCCATCCGACCCCGCTGTCACCGCGGCCGCCTCGCACCCCCAGGCCCGCCCCCGCCGCCGTACCACCCACGCGCCCATGACCCGAACTCCGTTACACACCAAGGACGCCATGAGCCAGCAGCAGCCCGCCGCACCGGCCCACCACTCCGCCGTCGCCACCGTCGCCGACCGCCGCCGCGACTGGTGGCGGGACGCGGTCATCTACCAGGTCTATCCGCGCAGCTTCGCCGACAGCAACGGCGACGGCATGGGCGACCTGGAGGGCGTACGCTCCCGCCTGCCGTATCTGCGTGACCTCGGTATCGACGCCGTGTGGCTCAGCCCCTTCTACGCCTCCCCGCAGGCCGACGCGGGCTACGACGTCGCCGACTACCGTGCCGTCGACCCGATGTTCGGCAACCTCCTCGACGCCGACGCGCTGATCCGCGACGCCCACGAGCTGGGCCTCAGGATCATCGTCGACCTCGTCCCGAACCATTCCTCCGACCAGCACGAGTGGTTCAAGCGCGCCCTCGCCGAGGGCCCCGGCTCCCCGCTGCGCGAGCGCTACCACTTCCGTCCCGGCAAGGGGAAGAACGGCGAACTCCCGCCCAACGACTGGGAGTCCATCTTCGGCGGCCCGGCGTGGACGCGGGTACCGGACGGCCAGTGGTACCTGCACCTCTTCGCCCCCGAGCAGCCCGACTTCAACTGGGAACACCCGGCCGTCGGCGACGAGTTCCGCTCGATCCTCCGCTTCTGGCTGGACATGGGCGTGGACGGTTTCCGCATCGACGTCGCCCACGGCCTGGTGAAGGCCGACGGCCTGCCCGACCTCGGCTCCCACGATCAGCTCAAGCTGCTGGGTAACGATGTCATGCCGTTCTTCGACCAGGACGGCGTCCACGCGATCTACCGCCAGTGGCGCCGGATCCTGGACGAGTACGCGGGCGAGCGCATCTTCGTCGCCGAGGCGTGGACCCCGACCGTCGAGCGCACCGCGAACTACGTCCGCCCGGACGAACTGCACCAGGCCTTCAACTTCCAGTATCTGAGCACCGAGTGGGACGCGGAGGAACTCCGTACGGTCATCGACCGCACCCTGGAGGCGATGCGCCCGGTCGGCGCCCCCGCCACCTGGGTGCTGTCCAACCACGACGTCACCCGGCACGCCACCCGCTTCGCCAACCCGCCCGGCCTCGGCACCCAGATCCGCACGGCGGGGGACCGGGAGCTGGGCCTGCGCCGGGCCCGCGCCGCCACCCTCCTCATGCTCGCGCTCCCCGGCTCGGCGTACATCTACCAGGGCGAGGAGCTGGGCCTGCCCGACGTCGTCGACCTGCCCGACGAGGTGCGCCAGGACCCGGCGTACTTCCGCGGCGCCGGCCAGGACGGCTTCCGCGACGGCTGCCGGGTGCCGATCCCGTGGACCCGCGAGGGCTCCTCGTACGGCTTCGGCAGCGGCGGCAGCTGGCTCCCGCAGCCTGCCGAGTGGGCCGAGCTGAGCGTCGAGGCGCAAAGGGGTGTACCGGGCTCCACGCTGGAGCTGTACCGCGCGGCGCTGAGCATCCGCCGGACGCAGCCCGACCTCGGCGCGGGCGAGGCGGTGCAGTGGCTGCGGGCGCCCGAGGGCGTCCTGGCCTTCCGGCGCGGCGAGTTCGTCTGCGTCGCGAACACCACGGGGGAGTCGGTGACGACCCCGGCGCGCGGCCGGGTGCTGCTCGCCAGCGGTGAGGTGACCGAGGCCGACGGCGAGACGAAGGTGCCGGCCGACACGACGGTGTGGTTCACCACGGCCTGACGGCCCGTCGACAAGTTCTTGCATCAACTTCACAACGGCCCGCTGCCTTTCAGGCAGCGGGCCTTTAACATCTGCGTCACCGCAAGTTTGCTGAAACATTGCAGCAAGCGCCTTCAGCGGTCTTTCCTCAAGCCTTCAAGGACGAAGGACCCCCACATGGCACGCAGACACATGGCACGCAGAACCCTCCCCACGGTGGCCGCCCTCACGGCCGCCGCTCTGGTTGGCATGAACCCGACCACCGCCGACGCCTCCCCGCCCGGCACCAAGGACGTCACCGCCGTCCTCTTCGAATGGAACTACGCCTCGGTGGCCAAGGAGTGCACCACCACCCTCGGCCCCGCCGGCTACGGCTATGTCCAGGTCTCCCCGCCCGCCGAGCACATACAGGGCGCGCAGTGGTGGACGTCGTACCAGCCGGTGTCGTACAAGATCGCCGGCCGGCTCGGCGACCGCACCGCCTTCAAGAACATGATCGACACCTGTCACGCGGCCGGCCTGAGGGTCGTCGTGGACACCGTCGTCAACCACATGTCGGCGGGCAGCGGCACGGGCACCGGCGGCTCGACGTACAGCAAGTACGACTACCCGGGCCTGTACTCGTACCCCGACTTCGACGACTGCACCTCCCGGGTCACCAACTACCAGGACCGCTGGAACGTCCAGCACTGCGAACTCGTCGGCCTCGCCGACCTGGACACCGGCGAGGAGTACGTCCGCAAGACGATCGCCGGCTACATGAACGACCTGCTCTCCCTGGGCGCCGACGGCTTCCGCATCGACGCGGCCAAGCACATCCCGGCCGAGGACCTGGCGAACATCAAGTCCCGTCTGACCAACCCTTCCGTCTACTGGAAGCAGGAGGTCATCTACGGCGCGAACGAGGCGGTCCAGCCCTCCGAGTACACCGGCAACGGGGACGTCCAGGAGTTCCGCTACGCCTACGACCTCAAGCGCGTCTTCAACAACGAGAAGCTGGCCTACCTGAACAACTTCGGCGAGGGCTGGGGCTACCTCGGCAGCTCGGTGGCCGGCGTCTTCGTCGACAACCACGACACCGAGCGCAACGGCTCGACCCTCAACTACAAGGACGGCGCCAACTACACCCTGGCGAACGTCTTCATGCTCGCCTGGCCCTACGGCGCCCCGGACATCAACTCCGGCTACGAGTGGTCCGACGCGGACGCCGGCCCGCCCAACGGAGGCCAGGTCAATGCCTGCTGGCAGGACGGCTGGAAGTGCCAGCACGCCTGGCCGGAGATCATCCGCATGGTCGCCTTCCGCAACGCGACGCGGGGCCAGGCGGTCACCAACTGGTGGGACGACGGCAACAACTGGATCGCCTTCGGCCGGGGCGACAAGGGGTATGTGGCGATCAACCACGAGTCCTCGTCGCAGACCCGCACGTACCAGACCGCGCTGCCCGCCGGGACGTACTGCAACGTCCAGAACAACACCACGGTGGCGGTGAACTCCAGCGGACAGTTCACCGCCACCCTGGGCTCGAACACGGCGCTCGCGATCTACGCCGGGAAGTCGAGCTGCTGAGTCCGGACGCCTGCTTCCAGGTGTCGCTCGTCGTGTAGCCGGACGAACCGCCCGTCGTGTACGAGCGGTTCGTTCCGGACTCCCAGGTCGTCACCGGAGGCGTAGCAACCGGAGGGCTGCGGGGTCGTACCCGGGAAGGGGCAGCGTTTAACAACCCGTGAGCGTGCGGGAGTTGAGAAGGTCACGTCAAGGTTGACGCTGAAACTTCTTGCTATGGGTTTCAAGACTCTTGCTGTAAACCTTTCGGCGGCGATACGGTCGCGCGGGGTCGGACCCAAGGGATCCAAAAGAGCCGCATCCGCTAGGAGTTACCGCCTGTGATACCGAGAGCGAGACGGGCCGCGGCCGTCACCGCCGCAGCCCTCGCCGCCGCACTGATCCAGCCACTGGCGGCCCATGCCGCCACCCCGCCCGCGCCCCCCTCGGACGCGGCCCTCGCCGCCCAGCCCGCCCGGCACGACGACACCCGCGAGCAGTTCTACTTCGTCATGCCGGACCGTTTCGCCAACGGCGACACGGCCAACGACGAGGGCGGCCTGACCGGCTCCCGCCTCAGCACCGGCTACGACCCCACCGACAAGGGCTTCTACCAGGGCGGCGACCTCAAGGGCCTGACCAAGAGGCTCGACTACATCAAGGGCCTGGGCACGACCGCCATCTGGATGGCGCCGATCTTCAAGAACAAACCCGTGCAGGGCACCGGCAGCAACGCCTCCGCCGGCTACCACGGCTACTGGATCACCGACTTCACCCAGGTCGACCCCCACTTCGGCACCAACCAGGACCTCAAGGCCCTCATCTCCAAGGCGCACGCCAAGGGCATGAAGGTCTTCTTCGACGTCATCACCAACCACACCGCCGACGTCGTGGACTACGAGCAGAAGTCCTACGACTACCTCTCCAAGGGTGCCTTCCCCTACCTGACCAAGGACGGCAGGCCCTTCGACGACGCCGACTACGCGGACGGAAGCAGGAAGTTCCCGGCCGTCGGTACCGGCTCCTTCCCGTACACCCCGAAGGTCACCAGCCGGTCCAAGGTCCCGGCCTGGCTCAACGACCCGGCGATGTACCACAACCGGGGCGACTCGACGTACGCCGGAGAGTCCACCACCTACGGCGACTTTTCCGGCCTGGACGACCTGTGGACCGAGCGTCCCGAGGTCGTGCACGGCATG
Above is a genomic segment from Streptomyces fodineus containing:
- a CDS encoding extracellular solute-binding protein, producing the protein MRRGIAASALVASFALAATACGGSSDSGNGDKAGGPVTITWWDTSNATNEAPTYQALVKQFEAANKNIKVKYVNVPFDQAQNKFDTAAGASGAPDVLRSEVGWTPAFAKKGYFLPLDGTDALADQAKFQPNLIKQAQFQGKTYGVPLVTDTLALVYNKALFKKAGITDAPKTWDELKSDAAKIDSKDKVYGYWGSTQAYYAQTFLYGEGTDTVDATAKKITVDSAAAKKAYGTWLSTFSGQGLHKADTTADAYAHIQDAFVNGKVAAIIQGPWEITNIYKGSAFTDKSNLGIATVPAGSTGKAGAPTGGHNLSVYAGSDKAHQAAALKFVKFMTSAASQETIALKNSTLPTRSDAYTDKVKADPGIAGYQGVLSAARPRPALPEYSSLWNPLDIELPKIADGKESLDKGLGNAEVAITKLVPDFSK
- a CDS encoding carbohydrate ABC transporter permease; amino-acid sequence: MTVAIDRATGSRRGDRAPRPGLGQRIRNGLQKYWYAYAMIAPVVIVLGVIVGYPLLRGFYLTLTDANSLNSARTIGVNHIAATYRFIGLDNYKDILFGPLSYDRFWSHFLWTVFWTVACVALHYTIGLGLALMLNEKLRGRTFYRVLLVLPWAVPTFVTVFSWRIMLADSGALNQILHALHLPQPQWLEDTFWQRFAAIMVNTWCGVPFMMLSLLGGLQSIDSTLYEAAEMDGASAWQRFRHVTLPGLRSVSSTVVLLGIIWTFNQFAIIFLLFGPTGAPDAQILVTWAYYLGFGQQPRDFAQSAAYGVLLLSVLTVFTSFYFRWLKRNDQLAV
- a CDS encoding sugar ABC transporter permease yields the protein MSTTTLEKTQATPAPAARAPRRARRRGERGPLGAALLHGGLAVASLIALAPVAWLIFLSLGPEKDDYLHPGKILGKFTFSNYSFVLQHTAFFDWFKSTMIVAAGTTLIGVFVAATTGYAVSRMRFPGYKQLMWVLLLTQAFPIAILVVPMYEIFSELGLIDTYWALIVINCTTAVPYSAWLLKGYFDTIPFEIDEAGRVDGLSPFGTFFRLILPLARPGLAVAAFYNFITAVGEVAFATTFMLDDSKYTFAVGLQTFVSQHDAQWNYMAATAVLIAIPVSVFFYLVQKNLVTGLTAGGTKG
- a CDS encoding glycoside hydrolase family 13 protein, coding for MSQQQPAAPAHHSAVATVADRRRDWWRDAVIYQVYPRSFADSNGDGMGDLEGVRSRLPYLRDLGIDAVWLSPFYASPQADAGYDVADYRAVDPMFGNLLDADALIRDAHELGLRIIVDLVPNHSSDQHEWFKRALAEGPGSPLRERYHFRPGKGKNGELPPNDWESIFGGPAWTRVPDGQWYLHLFAPEQPDFNWEHPAVGDEFRSILRFWLDMGVDGFRIDVAHGLVKADGLPDLGSHDQLKLLGNDVMPFFDQDGVHAIYRQWRRILDEYAGERIFVAEAWTPTVERTANYVRPDELHQAFNFQYLSTEWDAEELRTVIDRTLEAMRPVGAPATWVLSNHDVTRHATRFANPPGLGTQIRTAGDRELGLRRARAATLLMLALPGSAYIYQGEELGLPDVVDLPDEVRQDPAYFRGAGQDGFRDGCRVPIPWTREGSSYGFGSGGSWLPQPAEWAELSVEAQRGVPGSTLELYRAALSIRRTQPDLGAGEAVQWLRAPEGVLAFRRGEFVCVANTTGESVTTPARGRVLLASGEVTEADGETKVPADTTVWFTTA
- a CDS encoding alpha-amylase produces the protein MARRTLPTVAALTAAALVGMNPTTADASPPGTKDVTAVLFEWNYASVAKECTTTLGPAGYGYVQVSPPAEHIQGAQWWTSYQPVSYKIAGRLGDRTAFKNMIDTCHAAGLRVVVDTVVNHMSAGSGTGTGGSTYSKYDYPGLYSYPDFDDCTSRVTNYQDRWNVQHCELVGLADLDTGEEYVRKTIAGYMNDLLSLGADGFRIDAAKHIPAEDLANIKSRLTNPSVYWKQEVIYGANEAVQPSEYTGNGDVQEFRYAYDLKRVFNNEKLAYLNNFGEGWGYLGSSVAGVFVDNHDTERNGSTLNYKDGANYTLANVFMLAWPYGAPDINSGYEWSDADAGPPNGGQVNACWQDGWKCQHAWPEIIRMVAFRNATRGQAVTNWWDDGNNWIAFGRGDKGYVAINHESSSQTRTYQTALPAGTYCNVQNNTTVAVNSSGQFTATLGSNTALAIYAGKSSC